The Oncorhynchus mykiss isolate Arlee chromosome 17, USDA_OmykA_1.1, whole genome shotgun sequence genomic interval CTGTTGGGTaattgcagtgatgagacaagattgtaatcaCCTGGTTTATGTCtcatataccatggctttcagacaatcagcatccaggattcaAATTACCAGCTTTATATTATATAatttatattatcagtgtgcacAGTGTTCCATATCATTGGAAACACATGCAATGACATTTTGATGATGAGCTAAGGTGACGTCCTTGGTACactacagtggtgtaaagtacttaagtaaaaatactttaaagtactacttaagtagtttttgtaTTGTATCTGTTCTTCACTTTACTagttatatttttgacaacttttacttcactacattcctaaagaaaataatggacATTTTACTCCATCAATTTTCTCTGACACCCCaaaaaaagtacttgttacattttgaatgcttagcgggAAAGGAACAttttcaaattcacacacttatcaagggaacatccctgatcatccctactgcctctgatttggcagattcactaaacacaaatgctgcatttgtaatgatgtctgagtgttggtgtgcccctggctatccgtaaatttaagaaaacaagaaaatgatgccgtatggtttgcttaatataaggaatttgaaatgtatACTTTTACCTTGACTTTtgataagtatattttagcaattacataaAGTATATtcaaaaaccaaatacttttagacttttactcaagtagtattttactaggtgactttctctcgagtcattttctattaaggtatctatttTACTCATATCACGTTTTAAGGCAtgacccaggtgcagacagtgttgaagaaACAAATGTTTATTCTTTAAACAGGGGCaagcaaacgacaggtcaaggcaggcaggggtcaataatccagagagggtgtaaggcacCGGAACAGCAGGAGggttcagggtcaggcagaggtcaaaaCCAGGAAACAGGGACTATAGCAAAGACAGGAGCAAGAGAAACCACTGGTAGGTTGAACGAACGAAACGAtttggcacagacagacagaaaacacaggtttaagtacccaggggataatggggaagatgggcaacacctggagtggggtggagacaagcacaaggacaggtgaaacagttcagggcgtgacaactcAAGTAAAACaattaggtactttttccaccacttttCCTGATACTCAAACTTGAAACGCAAGGAGTTTGTACAGTGTCAAAGAATCTCCATTGACAGACCTCATGCATAGTGTGGTGATGTGTGTGGAATACCAGGCATCTCTAAGATTATAAAAGGCCTTaagattattatttgttttaataGGGTTCATCATCCATATGCCAATTGAGCTCCTCCCCATATACTGAAAACACTCCTTGAAGACTTAGCAAAAGAGTCTTTGATAGGTAATTGGGGAAGGTAGACTGTCAAGAGACATTACGGTGTCAAACATCTTCTCTCTCCAGTGTAGCTGTTGATCTTGTTAGAGTGAATAGAGCCTACAACAGGCATGAGGCTCCCAGACGCAACCAAAGAGGAGCTTcgtccttcctgtgtgtgttccttcctctccccacactttcacctgcagagagagacaggcttgcgtcccaaaatggcaccctatcccctatgtagtgtgctacttttgaccagggtccatagtagtgcactgtatagtgaGTGGGGTACCATTTGAGACACAACCTGACTAACACACCACCAATTACACATCTGCTGGGGCTGTCCACTCATTAGAACCACCAACTGTTAACACTGTGGCATGCTTCCAAACAGTCATTTGTTAtggttactacagtatgtacGAGGAACTGGCGGCGTAACAGTCATTAAAATCTTACGGCAAGTTAAGGGAAAATCTGTCTCCCCATCTGAACACGTTTTTCGACCACACACTTGTCGTAGGTGAAGAGCTATATCAGGAAGTGTGGGAGGCTGTTTGTTTTGGACGAGGCCCAAGAAGCCCAGTAGTGTAGGTAGTTTGATAAACAGCGCTGTCTTTGCGAAAGCGCTAATATGCAGACTGAGGAGAATTATTAGCTATGAAGTTAGCTTAGCGCCTGCAGAACAAAGAGTGCCTGGTATTTGTTTTCATCACTGAGTTTTAATGTGTGGGGAATAAGTCACAGGATGGCAGTGCTTTGTGTGCAGTGACAAGTCTTGTGCTGGGCTTAAAGCAATAGTTTAGTTTGAGTATATTTTGTTATGGCATATATTATCCTAACATTAGTTTAAAGAGATAGTTCAAACAAACTTGATGATTAGTTATGTTAGCATAATTACCTGTAGAAATGTATTGTCTATTTATACCATGGCCTTGTTGAATACTTGTTTGTGATAGGCTTGAAGGACATTCTAGAGTGTGCATTATTTAagtaataaggcccgaggaggtgtggtacatggccaatataccacggctaagggctgttcttatgcacgacgcaacacaGAGTGCCTGAACACATCCCTTAAccatggtatatttaagcaataaggcccgaggaggtgtggtatatggctaatataccacggctaagggctgttcttatgcacgatgcaACGCAGAgcgcctggatacagcccttagccatggtatattggccatatcccacaaacccccaaggtgcttcattgctattataaaatgtttaccaaagtaattagagcagtaaaaatacatgtttgtcACACCCATGGTATACAGtttgatataccatggctgtcagccaatcagcattcagggctcaaaccacccagtttataattcccTATAACGCATGGTACATTTGCACAGTAGAACTCAATGGCGATAGTTCATTCTTCCATGTTcgagctacttcagtggatgttgaacacatttctactggcAAATAAACACATTTCTAGACGCAAATGTGTTAAATGATAGCCGTGGTATAAAACGGTTATCAACTCAGGGCGCTATGTGTTCTCTAGTGCGTCATagaacacaccttccacgtcgTTCATTCTTTTCCAAAGAACGCATagcccctcgttgattatcccttcCATACTGAATATTTCTACAGGTTATTGATGCTAACATAACGAATCGTAAAGTATGGGTGAACTCTCTCTTCAAGGTGATGTTAAGATAACTGAGCACTGTACTAGACTGAGCTGTGTGCCATTGACAATGGGGCTGCAGAGCTGTTATTAGCGGCTGTATCATTCCCTGCATGTCTAACCTACACACATGGACACCCTTGGGAAAGAATGGGTCAGACATACACCTCTAGACAGAGCCATTCACCATGTCTGGCTCACCCCATCCTGTCTCGGTCTGTCATCCCTATTCCCTACCTCCCCAGCCATACTCCCCATGGGAAACCACCCACGGTGAgctcgagagagagacagacagacagacagactcctatGGCATGATGGGAAGGGAGATAACAAGACTGGAAGAACAGGGGAGCGTCCAGGGGGGACTGGAATGCCTAAACTCTTTGTCTACAGCGAATTCTCAGAGTTACAGTATTAAGCAGGAAAACGTATAGGGCTAAACTCACAGTAGCATATAAACTTACTGTGTTTAAACACCGTTTTTTTCCCAACCAAGCAGTACTGGACAGTAAACAAATACACTGCATAAACATTGCTAAAACTGGTGTTCTCTCTGAACCATTCCATATAGCTGTGAGCCAACCTTTTCTTGGGgagcgtctgaaatggcaccctattacctatggtGCACACAACATACAGAAGACATAAAAATTTCAGACAcagggatgcatcccaaatggcaccctatactctatatagtgcactactttttatcaGAGCTTTATGGGTCCATgcagcccaaatggcaccctatacagtgcactactttttatcctggtcaaaagtagtacactaaatagggaatatagtgccatttgggaagcacccATAGCCTTGGTTTGTTTGTGCTTGTTcgctgccccctcctcctcccggCCATTGCAGATGCCGGTCATATAAAGGACTAGTGGTGCAGAGGCAGGCACAGTGTTAAAAAGTATTTCTCTATCTGTGCTCTTAGATATTGGGTTCTGTTAAAAAGGCCTTGCATTATTCAGTAGGCACAGGGAGACTGATTATTACCGATCGCAGTCCATTCTCCCATTTTTGCATCTCAAATTGAATcctattccctttttagtgcactactttctcgaCCAAGGTcgtgagctctggtcaaaagtgttgcactataaagggaaaaaggtgccgtttgggacgtgTCCAGCTATGctatattacagtgccttgcgaaagtattcggcccccttgaactttgcgaccttttgccacatttcaggcttcaaacataaagatataaaactgtatttttttgtgaagaatcaacaacaagtgggacacaatcatgaagtggaatgacatttattggatatttcaaacttttttaacaaatcaaaaactgaaaaattgggcgtgcaaaattattcagcccccttaagttaatactttgtagcgccaccttttgctcaccctgtcgcttggggtatgtctctatcagttttgcacatcgagagactgaaattttttcccattcctccttgcaaaacagctcgagctcagtgaggttggatggagagcatttgtaaacagcagttttcagttctttacacagattctcgattggattcaggtctggactttgacttggccattctaacacctggatatgtttatttttgaaccattccattgtagattttgctttatgttttggatcattgtctttttggaagacaaatctccgtcccagtctcaggtcttttgcagactccatcaggttttcttccagaatggtcctgtatttggctccatccatcttcccatcaattttaaccatcttccctgtccctgctgaagaaaagcaggcccaaaccatgatgctgccaccaccatgtttgacagtggggatggtgtgttcagctgcgttgcttttacgccaaacataacgttttgcattgttgccaaaaagtttctTTATATACGACAAGTGTTTTTTATAtattaattttggtttcatctgaccagagcaccttcttccacatgtttggtgtgtctcccaggtggcttgtgacaaactttaaacaacactttttatggatatctttaagaaatggctttcttcttgccactcttccataaaggccagatttgtgcaatatacgactgattgttgtcctatggacagagtctcccacctcagctgtagatctctgcagttcatccagagtgatcatgggcctcttggctgcatctctgatcagtcttctccttgtatgagctgaaagtttagagggacggccaggtcttggtagatttacagtggtctgatactccttccatttcaatattatcgcttgcacagtgatccttgggatgtttaaagcttgggaaatctttttgtatccaaatccggctttaaacttcttcacaacagtatctcggacctgcctggtgtgttccttgttcttcatgatgcgctctgcgcttttaacggacctctgagactatcacagtgcaggtgcatttatacggagacttgattacacacaggtggattgtatttatcatcattagtcatttaggtcaacatttgatcattcagagatcctcactgaacttctggagaaagtttgctgcactgaaagtaaaggggctgaataattttgcacgcccaatttttcagtttttgatttgttaaaaaagtttgaaatatccaataaatgtcgttccacttgatgattgtgtcccacttgttgttgattcttcacaaaaaaatacagttttatatcttcatgtttgaagcctgaaatgtggcaaaaggtcgcaaagttcaagggggccgaatactttcgcaaggcactgtatctaaacTAGAGCTAGCGTATACAGCCTCTGAACGGACTTGGTGCTATTAACAAGACTCGTTGTTCCCCTAGGTTTATGCTCAGGCGAGATGCACAGGGGCCAAAAGGACCATTGAGAGCTGGGAACAGCGACATTTTCGATTGAATTTAAAACAATTTTGGAGGGATGCAGCTAGGTAGAGACAGACCGCAATCGACTCACAGGGTTGGTGCAGTGGAACAGTGAACCATCACAGGGTCATTACATTTGTCCACATTTAATTGATCCTAAGTTCTGGCATGTCATCTTAGTGGAAAGTGCTCCAAACGTTCCGATAAGACTACAAATCAGCTTACTAATTAAAAATGACAAAATATGCCCAGAGTCCTCAGTCACAACTCTGTTCGTTTATGCAACTTCTCCTGTCTAAAAAAAATTAGGAAAGACTGGCAGAGATATCAAGTAGAGGAGAGGAAGCGTTTGGCTGAGCATATGGCGCTGCTCTTTCTTATGCAGTAGATATGAAGGATAAATATGAATATATATCCGAGGCAAGCTGCTGGGCCGACTCTGGTCTCCCAGTAGGATTGGCTTACGTCCCAGCAGGGTTAGAGTTCAGCTTGATCGTTTACAGTGCTGTGGATCTAATGCACAGAACACTGGCTAATTTGCTCCCATATGGTAAACAGCTATTGTATTGCCTGTTGGGCCTGGGCGATAGATAATGAACGTTAACGTGTTGACCTATGCATAGGTGCGCCCTAATAACAAAGGCTGAAAATGTTTATTTTCCAAAACGGCACCTTTTtctctgtatagtgcactacttttgaccaaagtccTGCCTTACTACCTGCCACTACCCAGTacgcggggcggcaggtagcctagtggcaagAAAGATTGCAAGATCCAGtccctgacaaggtaaaaatctatccttctgcccctgaacaacccactgttcctaagctctcattgaaattgagaagttgttcttaactgacttacaaAGTACaaataaaaagtagtgcactgtagaatagggtgcaatttgagacGTAGAAGCGCCTTGTTTATGTGCTGAGATAAGGGGGATTTTCAACATGAGCTCTTGCAGGCGCAATTAGACTTTGCCATTAACCGTTTGTTATCTTGACTTTTTCCCGCCATAGGCGGGAAACACCTTGCTGATTACAACGCACGCGATCGATAATTAAACCAATTCAACTAGACAGATGGGTCTGTCGAATTTCTGCCATTGTTTTTTGACCGAGACCGCTTCCGTGTCACAAAGTCTTATACAACTATATGTTCAGTTGATAAAACAATGGTAAGCTTCTTTATTAAGTCTAGGGTTTGAGTGCCAATTTGTTTCACAAGAGGACCGAGTCTATAGGCTAACAACTTATGCTGTTGTCCACGGTGCTGTATTGGTGCAGTGCTGATTCTTTCATAGGCCTACTGGTTGAGAGAAAAAGAGCTATGCTGAAGTGTAGTAAGTAGCCTTCCGCTGGGCACATACGTCAGTTCAacgttttgatttacatttggttgagttgtcaactaagtGAATTCAACGAAAAAAAGgttaccatgtcattggatttagatcAAAAGTTGGGTTAAAAAAATACGaaattcccttatgttgatgattttttttcaaatccaatcagtttcccACCTCATCGCATTAATTTTTTTGGTTGTAATTACGTTGATTCAACCGGTTTTGGCCCAGTTGGCTAGGCCAACTAGACTCACCAAAGACACTATATATTGACTGTCGCTATATTAAAATCCGTTTCCCGATCATTCCCAGCAGCTCAGTAATGAGAGGGTAAATTCTCTCACCTCGCTCCAAAAGGGAAATCAAATATTTCCAGTGACATCTGTGAAATGGCGCGTTTTCCCTCCCTGTATTTAATAAATATTAATGTGATAGCCTCTGTGCTTGTTACGCAACAACATGTTAAATTCATTTCATATCCTTTTAGCACCCCTCGGATGAATGGTGAGGGTTTGAAAAACGTTACTTCACCGTTCCTTTTCGTTTGACTCCGCATTTGTGAGGACGTTGTTTGCTCTGTGAGGAAATGTAGCCTACATGGACTCAATCACTGACTAATTATCTATTTGCTTAGCCTAAGATAATTTCATGATTCATGCATTTACTTTGACTAACGTTTTTTTTGTGGGTTGCTGAATTGGGTGCCAATATATTGTCTATTCTTGCATGGACGAGCACACATGAGAAACTTGATGCCAACTGGTCCGATGAAGGTATAGTGCAGACAATTAATTATCATTTCACTTGAATAAAGTGAATAAAGTAACTCCTTGCAATGAATATGCCAGAGACACATTTGAACCAGAATCCTCTGTAGCCTACCACCcacatgaaaaaaaatattttccataAGCAGAATTTCAAGTTTTCTTATGGCATCCAGGAGTTCAGACTAAGGAGTCCAGACTATGGGCAAAATATTAATAGCCTAATGCAATAGTTTTAATCTGAATGTATGTCATGCATAATATATTGTGTGATGAACACCCAGGCAGGTAGATTCATTGTATGAGTGACATCTCGTCCCCACGTGGGAAATAAAACATGACACTGCACCGAGATTGCATCAGATAAACCCATGTCTGTGGGGAAATATGGGGATGAATGAGACACGCCAACTGGTGGAAGGTGAGcgtgagagacagagcgagagaaatggagagcgagagagatggagagagagagagagagagagcgagagagatggacagagagagagaaagaaaaataaagagagagagaatactcgGTGGgatagtcagagagagggactcTGCCAGGATCCTCACTCTAGGGGCATGGGGAGTGGCTTCCTTTAAGGTGGAACTTCAGACACATAGGCTATACTTGGCCTAATGCAATACACGAGTTAGTTCAAATTCAATCACTTCAATGCACTGTACTGATATATGACTTCGAAACGACAGTAATTAAAtctaataaaaaatgttttttgggatGGATTTAAATGCCAGTTGAACTTCAGAATGTAAAGAATGTAAAGCAGACTGCCATCTATAATATATTTACTCCTGGTAAAACAAGTTCATCTTCTCCTATTCTCACTTCTGTATTTGTAAATGTGAATTACAGACCATAATAATAGCAGTCTAAGAAACTCATTCCTAAAACAGTAGAGCAGTGCTTTATCTTACTTGGTCTTGACAACATAATAGTACACGACTCACGTcatgcagtggtgtaaaaaaTATACAATATGCTTCTACTCGCCTCGGTCCACCTTAAATAAAAGTCTGGAAGTGATTAAGCAGCACAACCTGCTTCCTCCCCACTGTGCTGCAGAGAACCTGCCTCAACGCTGCCCTCATCCCGGCTGTGGCTAGCCTATAAAATCTAGGACGAGCAGAACTGAAACCTCACAGCTACAGACAGGGGACAGCTCCGTGGTGCTGAAACCAACTGCCCGAAAACAAACTCAGCTGCTGCAACACCACACACATGTCAGGAAACATGCCTGGAATCATTGAGGGACACTCTTGGCAACTTTTCCTACTTTCATTCTTGGTTTTGGAGGGGTCGACGCAAGATTTCGGACAGACCCAGTTTATTTGCACGTCTGTGCCCAAGGATATGGACTTGTGCGCGGCTACGATGCAGAACAGCGGTCCGGCAGAGGATTTGAAGACGACGGTGATGCAATTGAGGGAGACCGTGTTACAGCAAAAGGAGACCATTATGAACCAAAAGGAGACAATCAGGGAACTAACGTCCAAGTTGAGCCGGTGTGAGAGCCAGAGTCTGCCCGAGGCGGGAGCGGGAGGCCGGAGAATAGTACCCGGCGCCAAGAACACTATGGGGGACGTATCAAGGGGTCCTCAGGACACTCTCGCTCAACTAGGACAGACTTTACAGACTCTCAAACAGAGGTTGGAGAATCTTGAGGTATGCATTGGCGTTTGTTTGACCTCCCTATTTTGACCTAGTAATTTGGAATGCAGTTTGAGCTTTCAATCAACTTTTAATCCATTCTACGCGTTTCCAATCGGCTCGGTTGATTGTATAGCACGTAGAGCTCAATGTGCTAGTTATAAGTGCTCTATATAGTTGTGAATTGCTTACTATAGGGTTATTTCAGTCCAGTCACTAATGCTATAGACCTATTTAAAGCTCTTTTTCCGCATCCAGTCGTAAAGTGATTACTCTAGAGCACTACATAAAGCCGCACCACACTCCTGATAAGGACAGACAGACGCCTCATCTTTGGACCAATTTAGGCATTTGATGCAAATTGCCGAGGCAGTAAGCCCTCCACAAACGAGCTAAGCACCAGAGCTTTACCCACGACGAGCCCCGCCTCGTGCATGTAGGAGTGTTTATTTAAACCCAAAGTTATTTTAATCCCCTCTTATCTGTTCCTATGTCCTTGTTCCATGGTACAGCAATACAGCCGAAACAACGGTACGGCCCAGGCGAATAGTCTGAAAGACCTGCTTCAGAACAAGATTGATGATATGGAGAAGCAGGTGCTGTCCCGGGTCAACACCCTGGAGGAGACCAAACCGGGTCAGAAAAACGATACGGACCAGCGGAACCGAGTGGAGTCCACGCTGACTTCCATGCATCACCGGATAACGGACCTAGAGAAAGGTGAGTGAGATATGAGACAAAGAGATCATGCCCAAATGTACACAGTCAATATAATAGTTATGTTCATGTGAATGTTTGCTTATACAAACGACTAAACTTATTACATTATTTTGATAATAAGTTGCGCATAAAGTtttaatagtaaaaaaaataaatccaaATGTGGTGGAATTGCCTCACTCAATTGTTTATATGTCTAAAACAATGTCAATTTCTAAAAACAACCCTGCATTTCACTTGGTTAATTGCTTGGTGCACATGAGGTATCACTACAAACCCGCAGACCACAGTAGCTTGTCAATACAGACTGTGCCGCAGCACAGTTCTCACCACAGTGCGTAATGGGATATGggcgatggagagagggaggtagctGCATTGCTTTGCATATCTCATATTAACACAGTGATGCCACGCTGGGATAATAATTAACGTGGCATGGAGCGACAGCCAATGATCGCTTTATTTCCAGTGACTGTGAACGAGAGTCGTTGGTTTTGTAGCGGACAGAGCCGCGCAGGAACTTTACCAGAGGGTTTTTAACGATGTGCGCAGTGCTTGATAAAGCGCGCACAGTGTTGGAGACCGATAGGCACATTTTGGAACATCAATCAAGGTTTAGTTCCTTACTGACAACCCGAAAGGGATGGGGAGCATGAGCGGGTTGGAGGTTAGGAAGGGGTggcgcgtgtgtgtgagtgagagagagggagagagagatagagagcaatTCCGTTTGCCCTGCTCACGTGGTCACATCATACCGCAGATAATAGGTTAGGAGAGAGATGCACAGTCTGTTCTAAGCCAATTATATAAATCAGAGCATCGTCAAAAAACTAAAAAGAAAGGAGAAAACCTTTAGTTAGGGATCGAACATCTCTACTGGTGGAGCAAACCACGTATAcgaataaatcaatcaatcacatgatATGACATAACTGACTATAACATAGGCCTATGAGTGCAATGTAAATGATAGAAATCACTTTAAGGTAAACAAGTAGGCCTACGTTTCGTCCGCAGGTGGGAAAGACAACAGACCACTGGACAAGTTCCAGCTGACATTCCCGTTGAGAACCAACTACATGTACGCCAAAGCCAAG includes:
- the LOC110493662 gene encoding neuronal pentraxin-1, which gives rise to MSGNMPGIIEGHSWQLFLLSFLVLEGSTQDFGQTQFICTSVPKDMDLCAATMQNSGPAEDLKTTVMQLRETVLQQKETIMNQKETIRELTSKLSRCESQSLPEAGAGGRRIVPGAKNTMGDVSRGPQDTLAQLGQTLQTLKQRLENLEQYSRNNGTAQANSLKDLLQNKIDDMEKQVLSRVNTLEETKPGQKNDTDQRNRVESTLTSMHHRITDLEKGGKDNRPLDKFQLTFPLRTNYMYAKAKRTLPEMYAFTVCLWIKSNASPGVGTPFSYAVTGQANELVLIEWGNNPMEILINDKVAKLPFIINDGKWHHICITWTTRDGMWEAFQDGVLRGSGENLAPYHPIKPQGVLVLGQEQDTLGGGFDATQAYVGELANLNMWDRKLSIGDIYNLATCNSKAQTGNVFSWSESNIEVFGGATKWTFEPCRALN